One window of the Posidoniimonas polymericola genome contains the following:
- a CDS encoding arylsulfatase, translating to MTRCALLFLLVVCRALPALAAEDATTRETPPNIVFILADDLGYGELGCYGQEKIRTPNIDRLAGQGVRFLQHYSGSPVCAPARCSLLTGQHGGHAEIRANRDSGNGRIFPAQWPISSEVTTIAQVLKRRGYATGAFGKWGLGPMRSTGAPNDKGFDRFYGYLCQRNAHSYFPRFLDSDDHEVEVNRFAIPGHFRQPTGEVAAADYRGENYAPDLILEQALKFLDDHKSGPFFLYLPFVEPHLAMQPPEEWVERYPKEWDAERGPYRGENGYLPHPRPRAAYAAIISDLDQHVGQVLAALDQHGLAENTVVVFTSDNGSTFGVGGVGGVDVAFFDSTGGLKGAKASVYEGGLRVPCIVRWPGVTKPGQTTDAASYFPDWFPTLAGIADATAQPTQPLDGQDLRPVLRGEALTRPGPMVWEFGGYGGMVAVRDGDWKALRRDLKRKNKLDWELYNLADDPNESRDLAADHPERVRGLERAYLANRTIEPDFPLPIYDRQTGSALTSR from the coding sequence ATGACGCGTTGCGCCCTGCTGTTCCTGCTGGTGGTCTGCCGCGCCCTGCCCGCTCTGGCGGCCGAGGACGCCACCACCCGCGAAACGCCGCCGAACATCGTCTTCATCCTGGCTGACGACCTCGGCTACGGCGAGCTCGGCTGCTACGGCCAGGAGAAGATCCGCACGCCAAACATCGACCGGCTCGCCGGCCAGGGCGTGCGGTTCCTGCAGCACTACTCGGGCTCGCCGGTCTGCGCGCCGGCTCGGTGCTCGCTGCTGACCGGGCAGCACGGCGGCCACGCCGAGATCCGCGCCAACCGCGACTCCGGCAACGGACGCATCTTCCCGGCCCAGTGGCCCATCTCGTCCGAGGTCACGACCATTGCTCAGGTGCTCAAGCGGCGTGGCTACGCTACCGGAGCCTTCGGCAAGTGGGGCCTCGGCCCGATGCGCAGTACGGGCGCCCCCAACGACAAGGGCTTCGACCGCTTCTACGGCTACCTCTGCCAGCGGAACGCCCACAGCTACTTCCCGCGGTTCCTAGACAGCGACGACCACGAAGTCGAGGTCAACCGGTTCGCTATCCCGGGACACTTCCGGCAGCCTACCGGCGAAGTCGCCGCGGCCGACTACCGCGGCGAGAACTACGCGCCCGACCTGATCCTGGAGCAGGCGCTCAAGTTCCTCGACGACCACAAGTCGGGGCCGTTCTTCCTGTACCTGCCGTTTGTCGAACCGCACCTGGCGATGCAGCCGCCCGAGGAGTGGGTCGAGCGCTACCCCAAGGAGTGGGACGCCGAACGCGGGCCGTACCGCGGCGAGAACGGCTACCTGCCGCACCCCCGCCCCCGCGCGGCCTACGCGGCCATAATCTCCGACCTCGACCAGCACGTCGGCCAAGTGCTCGCAGCGCTCGACCAGCACGGCCTGGCAGAGAACACAGTGGTGGTGTTCACCTCCGACAACGGCTCGACCTTCGGCGTGGGCGGCGTGGGCGGCGTGGACGTCGCATTCTTTGATTCGACGGGCGGGCTGAAGGGCGCCAAGGCGAGCGTCTACGAGGGGGGCCTGCGGGTGCCGTGCATCGTCCGTTGGCCCGGCGTCACCAAGCCGGGACAGACCACCGACGCCGCGAGCTACTTCCCGGACTGGTTCCCCACGCTGGCGGGCATCGCCGACGCGACCGCCCAGCCGACCCAGCCGCTGGACGGGCAGGACCTGCGGCCGGTGCTCCGGGGCGAGGCCCTCACGCGGCCTGGGCCGATGGTTTGGGAGTTCGGCGGCTACGGCGGGATGGTCGCCGTCCGCGACGGCGACTGGAAGGCGCTGCGGCGGGACCTCAAGCGGAAGAACAAGCTCGACTGGGAGCTCTACAACCTGGCGGACGACCCCAACGAGTCGCGCGACTTGGCGGCCGACCACCCCGAGCGGGTCCGCGGGCTGGAGCGGGCGTACCTGGCGAACCGCACGATCGAGCCGGACTTCCCGCTGCCGATCTACGACCGGCAGACCGGCAGCGCGCTCACGAGCCGCTAA
- a CDS encoding DUF1570 domain-containing protein gives MSLRTLIALGCLTILAAPAAGADFMFSAVVDGARVEGRPLDWTDSVMTLLGRDGQLHEFDPRVVKDARRTAPKFRGYDEREMTQLLRDEFDKRFGISTTQHYIVVHPRGERSAWTERFEQIYGALVNCVRVRGFRVQQPQFPLVAVVFRNKVEYESHVRGSGAKLLPNSLGFYSHSTNRVCLYDITGGDPNQDWTENSSTIIHEATHQVAFNLGVHSRTSPPPYWIPEGLATLFEARGVWRPSGSDQRGDRVNYGYLSAFRRHATEKKPPFSLREFVASDQPFKRNTSAAYAQAWALSFYLSETRPREFAQHLQQTADRPVYSTFSAAERVSYFTEAFGSDLDVLQANFLQWVAKL, from the coding sequence ATGTCGCTCAGAACCCTGATAGCACTCGGCTGCCTCACGATTCTGGCCGCGCCGGCCGCCGGGGCCGACTTCATGTTCAGCGCCGTGGTCGACGGAGCCCGGGTCGAGGGCCGGCCGCTCGACTGGACCGACAGCGTCATGACCCTGCTGGGTCGCGACGGGCAGCTCCACGAGTTCGACCCCCGCGTCGTCAAGGACGCCCGCCGCACCGCCCCCAAGTTCCGGGGCTACGACGAGCGGGAGATGACCCAGCTGCTCCGCGACGAATTCGACAAGCGGTTCGGCATCTCCACGACGCAGCACTACATTGTTGTGCACCCGCGCGGCGAGCGGAGCGCCTGGACCGAGCGGTTCGAGCAGATCTACGGCGCGCTGGTGAACTGCGTGCGGGTCCGCGGCTTCCGCGTGCAGCAGCCGCAGTTCCCGCTGGTGGCGGTCGTGTTCCGCAACAAGGTGGAGTACGAGTCGCACGTCCGCGGGTCGGGCGCGAAGCTGCTGCCCAACTCGCTTGGCTTCTACAGCCACTCCACCAACCGGGTCTGCCTGTATGACATCACTGGCGGCGACCCCAATCAGGACTGGACCGAGAACTCGTCGACCATCATCCACGAGGCGACCCACCAGGTGGCGTTCAACCTGGGCGTGCACAGCCGCACCAGCCCGCCGCCCTACTGGATCCCAGAGGGGCTCGCCACGCTGTTCGAGGCCCGCGGCGTCTGGCGGCCGAGCGGCTCGGACCAGCGCGGGGACCGGGTGAACTACGGCTACCTCAGCGCGTTCCGCCGCCACGCCACGGAGAAGAAGCCGCCGTTCTCGCTCCGCGAGTTTGTCGCCTCCGACCAGCCGTTCAAGCGGAACACCTCGGCCGCCTACGCCCAGGCGTGGGCGTTGTCGTTCTACCTCAGCGAGACCCGCCCCCGCGAGTTCGCTCAGCACCTACAGCAGACCGCCGACCGCCCGGTTTACAGCACGTTCTCGGCGGCCGAACGCGTGTCCTATTTTACGGAGGCCTTCGGATCCGACCTCGACGTGCTGCAGGCCAACTTCCTGCAGTGGGTCGCGAAGCTGTAG
- a CDS encoding lamin tail domain-containing protein, producing the protein MADGKRLAWTRRVGRNSTSQPRKRLSLELLEDRRVLAASAVINEFVASNSSSLLDGDGASSDWVELYNPNAAAIDLTGWHLTDNDAEPDKWTFPSVTLDPGGYLVVFASGQATESYVDPLGYLHTNFKLGAGGEYLGLTDPAGMVVHEFAPAFPPQSTDVSFGLDSTGEGFYFTNPTPGAANNQASAVSSKVAISEIMYHPASNVDADEFIEIYNGESTVLNLTGWSLSGAISFDFPAVSLQPGQYLAVASDLAAFAANYPGVTNVVGGWQGTLGNDSETLVLSDANGIAVDRVTYADEGAWATRERGPLDHLHEGWVWSDAHDGGGGSLEVVSLTLTNSRGQNWAASTASGGTPGAANSVQDADNNTAPLIVDLSQLPVIPHSTDAVIVTARLIDEGTAAPTGSVMWRLDGASTFTSAPLSDSGTGPDAIAGDGLYSAVIPAQANGAIVEWYVSAEDAQANARTNPAPVQPSGLQSANLLYQVDDTFDPAALPASGDMPEYRLIMTDAERAELQQIGSNNNEGYSHAQMNGTLISLSSSGVQVRYTVGIRNRGEGSRNELPNSYHVNLPTDAEWEGVTAFNLNTQYTQSQLIGLRAFAAAGLIAEDAAPITVRVNGTNLAGPGSPAYGVYIQLEAADSDFAANHFPEDDNGNLYRALRGGPEGVADLAYLGEDPAAYYPNYEKKTNASQNDYTDLINLLRVMATTPDADYVKQVSKVADIDQWLGYFATVAILGSEETSLATGVGDDYLLYAGAKDPRFMLIPHDFDTILGEGDTAGNPQSGIYRATGVDAIDRLLNHPEILPLYHAKLLDLLQTTFTQENFDQLIDQTLTGFTPAATIADMKAFMDARREYILAEVAGPLTIASNLTTAGGFYSTTQDVVGLSGFAPLAGVESVTVAGQLAQYDPADGSWNFGETLGGVTESFINSPHVWDYLDAGRVPSTDPDSDWRVDDPGWTDSGPSPLGYGGNGEVTLTSYIDTDPGASGTQKNISTYFRTTFNVTNADEITSLNLRLRRDDGAVVYLNGDEVVRSNMPGGVITPSTVASSTVGGSDESTFFEFAINPSRLAEGQNVIAVELHQRNDSSSDTIFDLELTGTRGDSTSLSGVPLTPGINQVRVRAYDGPEGQGNQIAEETVDVWYDNGSTTAVSGVISTDTTWTVAAGPYVVTGDLTVSGGTLTIEPGTTVFFNPGVGLTVSGAGRVVAVGGDTPQQRIRFSHNPAIGTEHWDGLTIENTQSDNRFEYVDFQSGDAKGNAVEITHGRAVFDHVRWLDTNNQVLDLVHPTLIVSNSDIPGISGGETIHLVGLDSGEQLVFDNNTIGKNTSGDDVVDMAPDSSDRQTIYFRNNRFLGGLDDGVDTDGTRVVFENNSFVDFHIGTGRTTTSNAVTTGRQDVSGGTLYSELTLIGNTFNDVDHALLLKDYGFATAINNTFVGATIGAIQMQELAGTNVIGPGLGVALDGNIFWQNIQIFEAIHPDSQITLDRSIVPASLVALGVGNLAANPLLADPAGGDFSLLEGSPAFFAGPNGTDIGAVQAPRYPAAAAGNLQIGEVHYNPLHGSADADLWEVFADGDLFEFIELHNPTGQTIDLSHAALVDGVDFEFPWGTTLAAGERAVLVNDVDIFVSRYGASPRVLGQYAGNLSDGGEAIELVAANGSPIAAFTYGDSNDLNWPAAADGAGPSLEPIDATGDLSDPLNWRLGLDPGGTPGYVVTLAGDYNGDGVVNAADYSVYRDNLGGSSLPYNEPASRGVVDRADYEVWLANYGATGPAGQPLETSPGIALQAIAVDAAVVAEPVSAAAIVASPDEADGDDPSVEAAFASLDAEDTPTVARPHRPRTAAFARPVSFDNLYLLRHARGGEAGEHGQDAPGDAAPGGESTAEPTLEPRIRRLFTGLGRRFG; encoded by the coding sequence ATGGCGGACGGCAAACGACTCGCGTGGACACGGCGCGTTGGTAGGAACAGCACTTCACAACCCCGCAAGCGACTCTCGCTCGAGCTCCTTGAAGACCGCCGCGTGCTTGCGGCGAGCGCGGTGATTAACGAGTTCGTCGCCTCGAACTCGTCCTCGCTGCTAGACGGCGATGGCGCCTCGTCCGACTGGGTCGAGCTCTACAACCCGAACGCCGCGGCCATCGACCTCACCGGGTGGCATCTCACCGACAACGACGCCGAGCCCGACAAGTGGACGTTCCCCAGCGTCACGCTCGACCCGGGCGGCTACCTCGTGGTGTTTGCCTCGGGGCAGGCGACTGAGAGCTACGTCGACCCTCTCGGCTACCTGCACACCAACTTCAAGCTCGGCGCCGGCGGCGAGTACCTCGGCCTGACCGACCCAGCCGGGATGGTCGTGCACGAGTTTGCCCCCGCGTTCCCGCCGCAATCGACCGACGTGTCGTTCGGCCTCGACTCGACCGGCGAGGGGTTCTACTTCACGAACCCGACGCCGGGCGCCGCCAACAACCAGGCGTCCGCCGTTTCGTCGAAGGTCGCGATCTCCGAGATCATGTACCACCCGGCCTCGAACGTCGACGCCGACGAGTTCATCGAGATCTACAACGGCGAGTCGACCGTCCTCAACCTGACGGGCTGGAGCCTGAGCGGCGCCATCTCGTTCGACTTTCCAGCGGTCTCGCTGCAGCCGGGCCAGTACCTCGCCGTCGCGAGCGACCTGGCCGCCTTCGCCGCCAACTACCCGGGCGTCACGAATGTGGTCGGCGGCTGGCAGGGTACCCTCGGCAACGACTCGGAGACCCTCGTCCTGTCCGACGCCAACGGGATCGCGGTCGACCGGGTCACCTACGCCGACGAGGGCGCCTGGGCGACCCGCGAGCGCGGCCCGCTCGACCACCTGCACGAGGGCTGGGTCTGGAGCGACGCCCACGACGGCGGCGGCGGCTCGCTGGAAGTGGTCAGCCTCACGCTCACCAACAGCCGCGGGCAGAACTGGGCCGCGAGCACTGCCAGCGGCGGCACGCCCGGCGCCGCGAACTCCGTCCAGGACGCCGACAACAACACCGCGCCGCTGATTGTTGATCTCTCGCAACTGCCGGTCATCCCCCACTCAACCGACGCCGTGATCGTCACCGCGCGGCTGATCGACGAGGGGACCGCCGCGCCGACCGGCTCGGTCATGTGGCGGCTCGATGGCGCTTCGACCTTCACCTCCGCGCCGCTCAGTGACAGCGGGACCGGCCCCGACGCCATCGCCGGCGACGGGCTGTACTCGGCGGTGATCCCCGCCCAGGCCAACGGCGCGATCGTCGAGTGGTACGTGTCGGCCGAAGACGCCCAGGCCAACGCCCGCACCAACCCGGCGCCGGTGCAGCCCTCCGGCCTGCAGTCGGCGAACCTGCTGTACCAGGTCGACGACACGTTCGACCCGGCCGCGCTGCCCGCGTCCGGCGACATGCCCGAGTACCGGCTGATCATGACCGATGCCGAGCGGGCCGAGCTGCAGCAGATCGGCTCGAACAACAACGAGGGCTACAGCCACGCGCAGATGAACGGCACGCTGATCAGCCTGTCGTCCAGCGGGGTGCAGGTCCGGTACACGGTCGGCATCCGCAACCGGGGCGAGGGCAGCCGCAACGAGCTGCCCAACAGCTACCACGTCAACCTGCCGACGGACGCCGAGTGGGAAGGGGTCACGGCCTTCAACCTCAACACGCAGTACACTCAGTCGCAGCTGATCGGCCTCCGCGCGTTCGCCGCGGCCGGCCTGATCGCCGAGGACGCGGCGCCGATCACCGTGCGGGTCAACGGGACCAACCTCGCCGGCCCGGGGAGCCCCGCGTACGGCGTCTATATCCAGCTCGAGGCCGCCGACAGCGACTTCGCCGCCAACCACTTCCCCGAGGACGACAACGGCAACCTGTACCGCGCGCTGCGGGGCGGGCCGGAGGGCGTCGCCGACCTGGCCTACCTGGGCGAGGACCCCGCGGCGTACTACCCCAACTACGAGAAGAAGACCAACGCCAGCCAGAACGACTACACCGACCTGATCAACCTGCTCCGCGTGATGGCGACCACGCCCGACGCCGACTACGTCAAGCAGGTCAGCAAGGTCGCGGACATCGACCAGTGGCTCGGCTACTTCGCAACCGTCGCGATCCTCGGCAGCGAGGAGACCAGCCTCGCCACCGGCGTGGGCGACGACTACCTGCTGTACGCCGGCGCGAAGGACCCGCGGTTCATGCTCATCCCGCACGACTTCGACACAATCCTCGGCGAGGGCGACACTGCGGGCAATCCGCAGAGCGGCATCTACCGCGCGACCGGCGTCGACGCGATCGATCGCCTCCTCAACCACCCCGAGATCCTGCCGCTGTACCACGCCAAGCTGCTCGATCTGCTCCAGACGACCTTCACGCAGGAGAACTTCGACCAGCTGATCGACCAGACGCTGACCGGATTCACGCCCGCGGCAACCATCGCCGACATGAAGGCGTTCATGGACGCCCGGCGCGAGTACATCCTGGCGGAGGTCGCCGGGCCGCTCACGATCGCGTCCAACCTGACCACCGCCGGCGGCTTCTACTCCACCACGCAGGACGTCGTGGGGCTGAGCGGCTTCGCGCCGCTGGCGGGCGTCGAGTCGGTTACCGTCGCCGGGCAGCTTGCGCAGTACGACCCCGCGGACGGCAGCTGGAACTTCGGCGAGACCCTCGGCGGCGTCACCGAGAGCTTCATCAACTCGCCCCACGTCTGGGACTACCTAGACGCGGGCCGCGTCCCGTCGACCGACCCCGACAGCGACTGGCGCGTCGACGACCCGGGGTGGACCGACTCCGGCCCGTCGCCGCTGGGCTACGGCGGCAACGGCGAGGTGACGCTCACCAGCTACATCGACACCGACCCGGGCGCGTCCGGCACGCAGAAGAACATCTCGACCTACTTCCGCACCACGTTTAACGTAACGAACGCCGACGAGATCACTTCGCTCAACCTGCGGCTCCGCCGCGACGACGGCGCTGTGGTCTACCTGAACGGCGACGAGGTAGTGCGCTCCAACATGCCGGGCGGTGTGATCACGCCGAGCACAGTCGCCAGCTCGACGGTCGGCGGCTCGGACGAGAGCACCTTCTTCGAATTCGCCATCAACCCTTCGCGGCTCGCCGAGGGCCAGAATGTGATCGCGGTCGAGCTGCACCAGCGTAACGACTCGAGCTCCGACACCATCTTCGACCTCGAGCTCACCGGCACACGCGGCGACAGCACCTCGCTGTCGGGCGTCCCGCTGACGCCGGGGATCAACCAGGTGCGCGTCCGGGCGTATGACGGCCCGGAGGGGCAGGGCAATCAGATCGCCGAAGAGACCGTCGACGTCTGGTACGACAACGGCTCGACCACCGCTGTCTCCGGAGTCATCTCAACCGACACCACCTGGACCGTCGCCGCCGGCCCGTACGTCGTGACGGGCGACCTGACGGTCTCCGGCGGGACGCTGACCATCGAGCCCGGGACCACCGTGTTCTTCAACCCGGGCGTCGGCCTGACCGTGTCCGGCGCAGGCCGCGTCGTGGCGGTTGGCGGCGATACGCCCCAGCAGCGGATCCGCTTCAGCCACAACCCGGCGATCGGCACGGAGCACTGGGACGGCCTGACCATCGAGAACACGCAGTCCGACAACCGCTTCGAATACGTCGACTTCCAGAGCGGCGACGCCAAGGGCAACGCGGTCGAGATCACGCACGGCCGCGCGGTGTTCGACCACGTCCGGTGGCTGGACACCAACAACCAGGTGCTCGACCTGGTGCACCCCACGCTCATCGTGAGCAATTCCGACATCCCCGGCATCAGCGGCGGGGAGACCATCCACCTGGTCGGCCTCGACTCCGGCGAGCAGCTGGTCTTCGACAACAACACGATCGGCAAGAACACCAGCGGCGACGACGTCGTGGACATGGCGCCCGACTCGTCCGACCGCCAGACCATCTACTTCCGCAACAACCGCTTCCTCGGCGGCCTCGACGACGGTGTCGACACCGACGGCACGCGGGTGGTGTTCGAGAACAACAGCTTCGTCGACTTCCACATCGGGACCGGGCGCACGACAACGTCCAACGCGGTCACCACCGGCCGCCAGGACGTGAGCGGCGGCACGCTGTACAGCGAGCTGACCCTGATTGGCAACACGTTCAACGACGTCGACCACGCGCTGCTGCTCAAGGATTACGGCTTCGCCACGGCGATCAACAACACTTTCGTGGGCGCCACGATTGGGGCGATCCAGATGCAGGAGCTGGCCGGCACGAACGTGATCGGGCCCGGCCTGGGCGTCGCCCTCGACGGCAACATCTTCTGGCAGAACATCCAGATCTTCGAGGCGATCCACCCCGACAGCCAGATCACGCTCGACCGCTCGATCGTCCCCGCCTCCCTGGTCGCCCTGGGAGTAGGGAACCTGGCGGCCAACCCGCTGCTGGCGGACCCGGCCGGGGGCGACTTCAGCCTGTTGGAGGGCTCGCCCGCGTTCTTTGCCGGCCCGAACGGGACCGACATCGGCGCCGTCCAGGCGCCGCGATACCCGGCCGCCGCGGCGGGCAACCTGCAGATCGGCGAGGTGCACTACAACCCGCTGCACGGCTCGGCGGACGCCGACCTGTGGGAGGTCTTCGCCGACGGCGACCTGTTCGAGTTTATCGAGCTCCACAACCCCACCGGCCAGACCATCGACCTCTCGCACGCCGCGCTGGTCGACGGCGTCGACTTCGAATTCCCCTGGGGCACGACCCTCGCCGCCGGCGAGCGGGCGGTGCTGGTCAACGACGTCGACATCTTTGTGTCGCGCTACGGCGCGTCGCCGCGGGTCCTGGGGCAGTACGCCGGCAACCTGTCCGACGGCGGCGAGGCTATTGAGCTGGTCGCGGCCAACGGCTCGCCGATCGCCGCGTTCACCTACGGCGATAGCAACGACCTCAACTGGCCCGCCGCGGCCGACGGCGCCGGACCGTCGCTCGAGCCGATCGACGCCACCGGCGACCTCTCCGACCCGCTCAACTGGCGGCTCGGCCTCGACCCGGGCGGCACGCCGGGCTACGTGGTCACGCTGGCCGGCGACTACAACGGCGACGGCGTGGTCAACGCGGCCGACTACTCCGTGTACCGCGACAACCTCGGCGGGTCCTCGCTGCCGTACAACGAGCCCGCCAGCCGCGGCGTCGTGGACCGGGCCGACTACGAGGTGTGGCTCGCCAACTACGGCGCCACCGGCCCGGCCGGCCAGCCGCTCGAGACCAGCCCCGGCATCGCGCTACAGGCGATCGCTGTCGACGCCGCGGTGGTAGCCGAGCCCGTTTCCGCCGCCGCGATAGTCGCCAGCCCGGACGAAGCCGACGGCGACGACCCGTCGGTCGAGGCCGCGTTCGCCTCGCTCGACGCCGAGGACACGCCGACGGTCGCACGACCGCACCGCCCGCGAACCGCTGCGTTCGCCCGGCCGGTCAGCTTCGACAACCTATACCTGCTCCGCCACGCCCGCGGTGGTGAAGCCGGTGAGCACGGGCAGGACGCTCCGGGCGACGCTGCGCCCGGCGGCGAATCGACCGCCGAGCCAACGCTCGAGCCCCGCATCCGCCGGCTATTCACCGGCCTTGGCCGGCGGTTCGGCTAG
- a CDS encoding ribonuclease E inhibitor RraB codes for MADEPDLAFDIDALFEHLTVDLDHELTDELEWAFIVRSSDYAALEEAAHEFEDEFAIHLFEEVDELDEEGNATPGDPLMCVICVEALTAEQVKEIAARVDAVAAARGLEYEGVQCADPLDEDGMHDWVQPGDVSARLNYMTEAGVEADAELAWTLLVVAPDPASTDKIAEAAVAAGFADFDQFDERDEEGDCGICLFVPGTNNEAALAATIAKLNQISEPHGGQLAGVQFFTREEFYDAFAVDEEEGEEASDDE; via the coding sequence ATGGCTGATGAACCCGACCTGGCCTTTGACATCGACGCCCTGTTCGAGCACCTCACGGTCGACCTCGACCACGAGCTGACCGACGAGCTGGAGTGGGCGTTCATCGTCCGCTCGAGCGACTACGCGGCCCTGGAAGAGGCGGCCCACGAATTCGAGGACGAGTTCGCCATCCACCTGTTCGAAGAGGTCGACGAGCTCGACGAGGAGGGCAACGCCACGCCGGGCGACCCGCTGATGTGCGTCATCTGCGTCGAGGCGCTCACGGCCGAGCAGGTCAAGGAGATCGCCGCCCGGGTCGACGCGGTCGCCGCCGCGCGGGGGCTGGAGTACGAGGGCGTGCAGTGCGCCGACCCGCTGGACGAGGACGGCATGCACGACTGGGTTCAGCCAGGGGACGTCTCGGCCCGGCTCAACTACATGACCGAGGCCGGCGTCGAAGCCGACGCCGAACTCGCCTGGACGCTGCTGGTGGTCGCGCCCGACCCGGCCTCGACCGACAAGATCGCCGAGGCGGCGGTCGCCGCCGGCTTCGCCGACTTCGACCAGTTCGACGAGCGTGACGAAGAGGGCGACTGCGGCATCTGCCTGTTTGTCCCCGGCACGAACAACGAGGCCGCCCTGGCCGCCACCATCGCCAAGCTCAACCAGATCTCCGAACCCCACGGCGGCCAACTCGCCGGCGTGCAGTTCTTCACCCGTGAAGAGTTTTACGACGCCTTCGCCGTGGACGAGGAAGAAGGCGAAGAAGCCAGCGATGACGAGTAG
- the scpB gene encoding SMC-Scp complex subunit ScpB: MTTLARRLTSPALRWNSPLVLRGGGAVRRPSTAVSAAPSPAPRPRTTVARRTRLEAILLLADEPLPLRRLAKMANLEDATEARTLLDELRRLYDARGAAFQITQIAGGHQLLTRPILAPWLQPLAADKAELRLTQPAMETLAVAAYRQPVLRAQIEAIRGVQCGDLLRQLMERDLLRIVGRSQELGRPILYGTTKRFLRVFGLKSLDDLPRVAGLSTADLAEDAEADTDSATIPLATS, translated from the coding sequence ATGACCACACTCGCGCGGCGACTGACCAGCCCGGCCCTGCGGTGGAACAGCCCGCTTGTCCTGCGTGGTGGCGGAGCGGTCCGGCGACCCAGCACGGCGGTTTCCGCGGCCCCCTCCCCTGCCCCGCGGCCCCGGACCACGGTCGCCCGAAGGACCCGCCTCGAGGCGATCCTGCTGCTAGCAGACGAGCCGCTTCCGCTGCGGCGTCTAGCGAAGATGGCGAACCTAGAGGACGCCACCGAGGCCCGCACGCTGCTCGACGAGCTCCGCCGCCTGTACGACGCTAGGGGCGCGGCGTTCCAGATCACTCAGATCGCTGGGGGGCACCAGTTGCTGACCCGACCGATCCTGGCGCCGTGGCTGCAGCCGCTGGCGGCGGACAAGGCCGAGCTGCGGCTCACCCAGCCGGCCATGGAAACGCTCGCCGTAGCTGCCTACCGGCAGCCCGTGCTGAGGGCCCAGATCGAGGCGATCCGCGGCGTCCAGTGCGGCGACCTGCTCCGCCAGTTGATGGAACGAGACTTATTGCGTATTGTCGGTCGTTCGCAGGAGCTGGGGCGGCCGATTCTGTACGGGACAACCAAGCGTTTCTTGCGAGTTTTTGGCCTCAAAAGCCTCGACGACCTGCCCCGTGTGGCCGGCCTCTCGACGGCGGATTTGGCAGAAGATGCTGAAGCCGATACGGACTCGGCGACGATACCACTGGCCACGAGCTGA
- a CDS encoding cysteine desulfurase family protein, with amino-acid sequence MQPIYLDHNATTAPLPAVTQAVADALAAGYANASSQHEPGRRARRVVEQARGAIAAALGARTAGITPDELLLTSGGTESNNHALQALLGPKPAGERLVISAIEHPSITGFAELLERRGVAVDRLPVDASGVVRLDALPELLAKRPRLVSVMLGNNETGVLQPVAELAALCRPHGVPVHTDATQVVGKQPVDFQRLGVSLLTFTAHKFHGPRGIGGLLVEGGLQAEPLLYGQPGAQRPGTASVELAVGMQRAIELWQAEAAEREARMRALRDRLEQAITADDPNAIVVGADAKRLPHTSCVAFQGLDRQALQMALDHAGVACSTGSACASGSSEPSPTLLAIGAAGGLSEAAIRGSVRFSLGAATTAAQIDDAAERILSICKRLRRRE; translated from the coding sequence ATGCAGCCGATCTACCTCGACCACAACGCCACGACTGCCCCGCTGCCCGCGGTAACCCAGGCAGTCGCCGACGCGCTGGCCGCGGGTTACGCGAACGCCTCGAGCCAGCACGAGCCCGGCCGCCGTGCCCGCCGCGTGGTAGAGCAGGCCCGCGGGGCGATTGCCGCCGCCCTCGGCGCCCGCACTGCTGGCATAACGCCGGACGAGCTGCTGCTGACCTCGGGAGGGACCGAGTCCAACAACCACGCCCTGCAGGCGCTGCTCGGCCCCAAGCCGGCCGGCGAGCGGCTGGTGATCAGCGCTATCGAGCACCCCAGCATCACCGGCTTCGCCGAGCTCCTCGAACGCCGCGGCGTGGCAGTCGACCGCCTGCCAGTCGACGCCAGCGGTGTGGTGCGGCTGGATGCCCTGCCAGAGCTGCTCGCGAAGCGGCCTCGGCTGGTGAGTGTAATGCTCGGCAACAACGAGACCGGCGTCCTCCAGCCGGTCGCCGAACTGGCCGCCCTCTGCCGCCCGCACGGCGTGCCCGTCCACACCGACGCGACGCAGGTAGTCGGCAAGCAGCCGGTCGACTTCCAGCGGCTAGGGGTGTCACTGCTGACGTTCACGGCCCACAAGTTCCACGGCCCGCGGGGCATCGGCGGGCTGCTGGTCGAGGGCGGTTTGCAGGCCGAGCCGCTGCTCTACGGCCAACCCGGCGCCCAGCGGCCAGGCACGGCGAGCGTCGAACTGGCGGTCGGGATGCAGCGGGCGATCGAGCTGTGGCAGGCCGAGGCGGCCGAACGAGAGGCCCGCATGCGGGCCCTCCGCGACCGGCTAGAACAGGCCATCACCGCCGACGACCCCAACGCCATTGTCGTGGGGGCCGACGCCAAACGGCTTCCCCACACGTCCTGTGTGGCGTTCCAGGGGCTCGACCGGCAGGCGCTGCAGATGGCTCTCGACCACGCCGGAGTGGCGTGTTCGACCGGTTCGGCGTGCGCCAGCGGGTCGAGCGAACCATCGCCAACGCTGCTCGCGATCGGCGCCGCTGGGGGGCTTTCTGAGGCCGCAATCCGTGGCTCCGTGCGGTTTAGTTTGGGCGCCGCCACAACCGCCGCCCAAATCGACGATGCCGCGGAGCGTATCTTGTCTATCTGCAAGCGGTTACGAAGACGCGAATAA